In Selenomonas dianae, a genomic segment contains:
- the carB gene encoding carbamoyl-phosphate synthase large subunit — MPRKENLKKVMVIGSGPIIIGQAAEFDYAGSQACRALREDGLEVVLVNSNPATIMTDTHIADRVYIEPLTVDFLEEIISKEKPDGLLATLGGQAGLNLAVQLAEKGVLEAHGVELLGTSLEAIEKAEDRERFKETMEKLGEPIPESTIVEDVHAAVEFANSIGYPVIVRPAYTMGGTGGGIAENEEELIATVIKGLNYSMIGQVLIERSVAGWKEIEFEVIRDRNDNCITVCSMENFDPVGVHTGDSIVVAPAQTLTDYEYQMLRSASLRIIRELGIEGGCNAQYALDTKSNKYYVIEVNPRVSRSSALASKATGYPIAKVSSKIAIGYTLDEIVNSVTKKTKACFEPTIDYCVVKFPRWPFDKFIYADHTLGTQMKATGEVMSIDRSFEGAILKAVRSLEIGVNRLHIDRFAEWDDERVEKQLALVNDERIFVIAEALRRGTLSVDAISEITKVDKWFIHKLKHITDVENQLAASPLTPKLLAAAKWVGLSDVSIAELTKKTRDEIRTMRRMHNILPCYKMVDTCAAEFEAMTPYYYSTFRGAEDEVTVSNRKKVIVLGSGPIRIGQGVEFDYCSVHSVWALREMGIEAIIINNNPETVSTDFDISDRLYFEPLTVEDVLNIVDKEKPDGAIVQFGGQTAINLAAELERAGLRIYGTSVNDIDRSEDRERFDEVLTQTGISRPEGISVTNLADAVTGAARIGYPVMVRPSYVLGGRAMEIVYNEEELRDYMSRAVKVTPDHPVLVDRYMQGTEVEVDAISDGVDVVIPGIMEHIERAGIHSGDSIAVYPPQTLPARVIYTIIDYTKRLAVALHVKGLLNIQFVVARNEVFIIEVNPRSSRTVPFLSKITNINMVGIATQVAMGATLKELGFHSGLIPPRPYVAVKAPVFSFAKMTDVDISLGPEMKSTGEVMGVDYHYARALYKAIVGSGLNIPTKGCLLFTVANKDKEELKQLAKAFSEFNFDIVATEGTAKAIASLGIDVEVVGKVHERSSDIIEMIKSGKINMVINTLTQGKHSARDGFKIRRATVEHGIACLTSLDTAWEVLRVLEFMRNRRLVYTLAIQDYVGGGDDLA; from the coding sequence ATGCCGCGCAAGGAAAATTTGAAAAAGGTCATGGTCATTGGCTCCGGTCCCATCATCATCGGACAGGCGGCGGAGTTTGACTATGCGGGATCGCAGGCGTGCCGCGCACTGCGGGAGGATGGACTGGAGGTCGTTCTCGTCAACAGCAATCCCGCCACCATCATGACGGATACACACATCGCTGACCGCGTCTATATCGAGCCGTTGACGGTAGATTTCCTTGAGGAGATCATCTCCAAGGAAAAGCCGGACGGTCTTTTGGCGACGCTCGGCGGGCAGGCGGGGCTGAACCTTGCCGTACAGCTTGCCGAAAAAGGGGTTCTGGAAGCGCATGGCGTGGAGCTGCTTGGCACTTCGCTTGAGGCAATCGAAAAGGCAGAAGATCGGGAGCGGTTCAAGGAGACCATGGAAAAACTCGGTGAACCGATCCCCGAGAGTACGATTGTCGAGGATGTTCATGCGGCTGTCGAATTTGCAAACTCGATCGGATACCCAGTCATTGTACGCCCTGCGTATACAATGGGCGGTACGGGCGGCGGTATCGCGGAGAATGAGGAAGAACTCATAGCGACCGTCATTAAGGGGCTGAACTACTCGATGATCGGGCAGGTGCTCATCGAGCGCAGCGTTGCCGGATGGAAGGAAATCGAGTTCGAGGTCATTCGTGACCGAAATGACAACTGTATCACCGTTTGCAGTATGGAAAATTTCGATCCTGTCGGTGTTCATACAGGAGATAGTATTGTTGTTGCCCCTGCACAGACGTTGACGGATTATGAATATCAGATGCTCCGCAGTGCGAGCCTTCGTATCATCCGTGAGCTCGGCATCGAGGGCGGCTGCAACGCGCAGTATGCACTCGATACAAAGAGCAACAAATACTATGTTATCGAAGTCAATCCGCGCGTCAGCCGCTCCTCGGCGCTTGCCTCCAAGGCGACGGGCTATCCGATTGCAAAGGTTTCCTCGAAGATTGCGATTGGCTACACACTGGATGAGATTGTCAACTCGGTTACGAAGAAGACGAAGGCGTGCTTTGAGCCGACGATTGACTACTGCGTTGTGAAGTTCCCACGCTGGCCGTTTGATAAATTCATCTACGCTGACCATACACTCGGCACACAGATGAAGGCGACAGGCGAGGTGATGTCGATTGACCGCAGCTTTGAAGGAGCAATTCTCAAAGCGGTGCGCTCACTCGAAATCGGCGTGAACCGTCTCCACATCGACCGCTTTGCCGAGTGGGACGATGAGCGTGTGGAAAAGCAGCTCGCCCTCGTCAATGATGAGCGCATCTTTGTGATTGCCGAGGCACTTCGGCGTGGAACGCTTTCGGTCGATGCCATTTCGGAGATCACGAAGGTAGATAAATGGTTTATCCACAAGCTCAAGCACATCACGGACGTGGAAAATCAGCTGGCTGCCTCGCCGCTCACACCGAAGCTGCTCGCAGCGGCGAAATGGGTCGGGCTGTCCGATGTCTCCATCGCCGAGCTGACGAAGAAAACCCGCGATGAGATTCGTACAATGCGCCGTATGCACAATATCCTGCCATGCTATAAGATGGTAGACACCTGTGCTGCTGAGTTCGAGGCAATGACCCCGTACTATTACTCCACATTCCGAGGAGCAGAGGACGAGGTTACCGTTTCCAACCGGAAAAAAGTGATTGTGCTTGGCTCGGGTCCCATTCGCATCGGACAGGGGGTAGAGTTCGACTACTGCTCGGTGCATTCGGTCTGGGCGCTGCGCGAAATGGGCATTGAGGCAATCATCATCAACAACAATCCGGAGACGGTCAGCACGGACTTTGACATTTCCGACCGCCTCTACTTTGAGCCGCTGACCGTCGAGGACGTGCTCAACATCGTTGACAAGGAAAAGCCGGATGGTGCGATTGTACAGTTCGGCGGACAGACCGCGATCAACCTCGCGGCAGAGCTTGAACGTGCGGGACTGCGCATCTATGGAACATCCGTCAATGACATCGACCGCTCCGAGGATCGCGAGCGGTTCGACGAGGTGCTGACGCAGACGGGCATTTCGCGCCCCGAGGGGATCAGCGTGACGAATCTCGCGGATGCTGTGACAGGTGCGGCGCGGATCGGCTATCCCGTCATGGTACGTCCGTCCTACGTGCTCGGCGGGCGTGCGATGGAGATTGTCTACAACGAGGAGGAGCTGCGCGACTATATGAGCCGTGCGGTGAAGGTGACGCCGGATCATCCCGTGCTTGTCGACCGCTATATGCAGGGGACAGAGGTCGAGGTTGATGCCATCTCCGATGGCGTGGATGTCGTCATTCCCGGCATCATGGAGCACATCGAGCGTGCCGGTATCCACTCGGGCGACAGCATTGCGGTCTATCCGCCGCAGACATTGCCTGCACGCGTGATCTACACCATCATCGACTATACGAAGCGTCTCGCGGTCGCCCTCCACGTCAAGGGATTGCTCAACATCCAGTTCGTTGTGGCGCGTAACGAGGTGTTCATTATAGAGGTCAATCCGCGTTCGAGCCGTACCGTGCCGTTCCTGTCCAAGATCACGAACATCAATATGGTCGGCATTGCGACACAGGTGGCGATGGGGGCGACCCTCAAGGAACTCGGCTTCCACTCGGGGCTGATTCCGCCGCGTCCCTATGTCGCAGTCAAAGCCCCCGTTTTCTCGTTTGCAAAGATGACGGATGTCGACATCTCGCTCGGCCCCGAGATGAAGTCAACGGGCGAAGTCATGGGCGTGGACTACCACTATGCGCGTGCACTCTACAAGGCAATCGTTGGCTCGGGGCTGAACATCCCGACGAAGGGCTGTCTGCTCTTTACCGTTGCGAACAAGGACAAGGAGGAGCTGAAACAGCTCGCCAAGGCGTTCTCCGAGTTCAACTTTGACATTGTGGCGACGGAGGGAACGGCAAAGGCGATTGCATCCCTTGGCATTGATGTCGAAGTGGTTGGCAAGGTGCATGAACGCAGCTCGGACATCATCGAGATGATTAAGAGCGGCAAGATCAATATGGTTATCAACACGCTCACACAGGGCAAGCACTCCGCACGCGACGGGTTCAAGATCCGCCGCGCCACCGTGGAGCACGGCATTGCCTGCCTTACCTCGCTCGATACGGCGTGGGAGGTGCTGCGCGTGCTTGAGTTTATGCGGAATCGCCGCCTTGTCTATACACTTGCAATACAAGACTATGTCGGTGGAGGGGACGACCTTGCCTAA
- the carA gene encoding glutamine-hydrolyzing carbamoyl-phosphate synthase small subunit, translating into MKGKLILEDGSVYTGELLDRDTKAVGEVVFTTTMTGYQESLTDPSFCGQILTMTYPLIGNYGTAAKFMQSRKTFVRGFVIGELCDAPNNWQSEESLTVFLQKNKIPCLYNVDTRAVTRHIRSAGAMKGVIVPSDLAEREIATLQAEELPRNVVEIVTTPEVYTLDTETADAPHIVAMDFGVKRSILHNINRIGAKVTVVPAHTSAEEVLALNPDGVFLSNGPGDPTDVPEIVEEVRKLAGKKPIFGICLGHQLLALAFGAKTYKMKFGHRGGNQPVKNLKMGKVHISAQNHGYAVDPASLEGTPLIVTHTNVNDDTIEGLRHTSLPIFSVQYHPEAAPGPDDNMYLFDEFWNLMKGE; encoded by the coding sequence ATGAAAGGGAAACTGATACTGGAGGACGGTTCGGTTTACACGGGCGAACTGCTCGACCGTGACACAAAAGCCGTCGGTGAGGTCGTATTTACCACGACCATGACGGGATACCAGGAGAGCCTGACCGATCCTTCGTTCTGCGGGCAGATTCTCACAATGACGTATCCGCTGATCGGGAACTACGGCACAGCGGCGAAGTTCATGCAGTCACGCAAGACCTTCGTGCGTGGATTTGTGATCGGCGAGCTCTGTGATGCACCGAACAACTGGCAGTCCGAGGAAAGTCTGACGGTATTTTTGCAGAAAAACAAAATACCATGCCTGTATAACGTCGATACAAGGGCGGTTACACGTCACATTCGTTCGGCGGGAGCAATGAAGGGCGTGATCGTTCCTTCAGATCTGGCGGAACGAGAGATTGCCACATTGCAGGCGGAGGAACTTCCACGGAATGTCGTGGAGATTGTCACGACCCCCGAGGTCTATACGCTTGATACGGAAACGGCGGATGCGCCGCATATCGTGGCAATGGATTTTGGAGTCAAGCGCAGCATTCTCCATAACATCAATCGAATCGGTGCAAAAGTGACGGTTGTGCCCGCGCATACAAGCGCTGAGGAGGTGCTTGCGCTGAATCCTGACGGCGTGTTCCTGTCGAACGGTCCCGGCGACCCGACGGATGTGCCGGAGATTGTCGAGGAAGTCCGAAAGCTCGCCGGGAAGAAGCCCATCTTCGGCATCTGTCTCGGGCATCAACTGCTTGCGCTTGCCTTTGGCGCTAAAACGTACAAGATGAAGTTCGGGCATCGCGGCGGAAATCAGCCCGTTAAGAACCTCAAGATGGGCAAGGTGCACATCTCCGCGCAGAACCACGGCTATGCCGTCGATCCGGCATCGTTGGAAGGAACACCGCTCATTGTTACCCATACAAATGTCAACGACGATACGATTGAAGGACTGCGTCATACGTCGCTTCCGATCTTTTCCGTGCAGTACCATCCGGAAGCTGCACCGGGGCCGGACGATAATATGTATCTGTTTGATGAGTTCTGGAATCTGATGAAGGGAGAGTGA
- a CDS encoding dihydroorotase, with the protein MSTLLLKGGRVIDPAAQRNEICDVLIEDGVICQVGKDLRADDAEVYDASGKIVTPGLIDMHTHFREPGQEAKEDFASGSRAGAAGGYTTVATMPNTRPVVDDAALVTSLRKRAEDVAVIHIRIIGAVTKNQEGRELAELGDMVEAGAVAFSDDGHYDPSAKVLLSAYDYLVPFDKAIINHEEDTSLVEDGAMNEGHRSAMLGIKGRPIVAEDIAVARDVMLAEYAGAHVHVAHISSGRAVQLVREAKARGVRATTEVTPHHLTMTDECVDPRDSATKVNPPLRTAKDVEAMVEGLLDGTIDMIVTDHSPHAPEEKDREYIYAPSGFPGLETALGVLLTDLVHTGKVPLEKVIECMTYGPARVFKLHAGTLGEGAPADVTVIDPNMEWTVDVNKFYTRGRHSPFNGRKLKGKAVLTVVDGKIVMKDGVIIV; encoded by the coding sequence ATGAGCACATTGCTTTTGAAGGGCGGACGGGTGATCGACCCTGCCGCTCAGCGGAATGAAATCTGTGATGTCCTCATCGAGGACGGAGTTATTTGTCAGGTCGGAAAAGATCTGCGTGCGGATGATGCCGAGGTCTATGATGCTTCCGGCAAGATTGTCACCCCGGGGCTCATTGATATGCACACGCATTTTCGTGAGCCGGGGCAGGAGGCAAAGGAGGACTTTGCCTCCGGATCGCGTGCAGGTGCGGCAGGCGGCTATACGACGGTTGCAACGATGCCGAATACACGTCCCGTGGTGGACGATGCGGCACTCGTCACAAGCCTTAGGAAACGCGCCGAGGATGTCGCCGTCATCCACATCCGCATCATCGGTGCGGTGACGAAGAATCAGGAGGGCAGGGAGCTCGCGGAGCTCGGCGATATGGTCGAGGCGGGGGCAGTTGCGTTTTCGGACGATGGGCATTATGACCCGTCGGCAAAGGTACTGCTCAGTGCCTACGACTACCTCGTTCCGTTCGACAAGGCGATCATCAATCACGAGGAGGACACATCCCTCGTCGAGGACGGCGCGATGAACGAGGGACATCGCAGTGCGATGCTCGGCATCAAGGGGCGTCCGATCGTGGCGGAGGATATTGCCGTTGCACGCGATGTCATGCTCGCGGAGTATGCGGGTGCGCACGTACACGTCGCACATATCAGTTCGGGACGTGCGGTACAGCTCGTTCGTGAGGCAAAGGCACGCGGCGTACGCGCAACGACGGAGGTCACACCGCACCATCTGACGATGACGGACGAATGCGTCGATCCGCGTGACAGCGCGACAAAGGTCAACCCGCCGCTACGTACGGCAAAGGATGTAGAAGCGATGGTGGAGGGGCTGCTCGACGGCACAATTGATATGATTGTCACCGACCACTCACCACATGCTCCGGAGGAGAAGGATCGCGAGTACATCTATGCGCCGAGCGGATTCCCGGGGCTTGAAACGGCACTCGGCGTGTTGTTGACCGACCTCGTTCACACGGGGAAAGTTCCACTTGAGAAAGTGATTGAGTGCATGACGTACGGACCGGCACGTGTCTTTAAACTCCATGCGGGAACACTCGGGGAGGGCGCTCCCGCCGATGTCACAGTAATTGATCCGAACATGGAATGGACGGTCGATGTGAACAAATTCTATACAAGAGGAAGACATTCGCCATTCAACGGGCGTAAACTCAAGGGGAAAGCGGTTCTCACCGTAGTTGATGGTAAGATTGTTATGAAGGATGGGGTCATAATCGTATGA
- a CDS encoding aspartate carbamoyltransferase catalytic subunit: protein MHMSQELSLKGRDVLALEDFSAEEIRLILNTAREMKNIVGRDIKKVPALRGKAIVTLFYEPSTRTRTSFELAGKYLGADVVNITASASSVVKGESLRDTLYTIEAMGTDAIVMRHKAEGAAAYAADAVSPVIINAGDGAHAHPSQGLLNLYTIEENKGKLAGLKVAILGDVLHSRVARSDIQGMRKMGMDIHIAGPRPLLPRFLHEEEGVTIHDRIEDAVEGADVIEVLRIQLERMKGGLFPSTREYARIYGLNEQRLALANDALVLHPGPMNKGWEISEAVAYGVQSRIQEEVKNGVAIRMALFTLVLMGGKA from the coding sequence ATGCACATGAGTCAGGAGTTATCACTAAAGGGGCGCGATGTTCTTGCGCTTGAGGATTTTTCGGCGGAGGAGATTCGCCTGATCCTGAACACGGCACGCGAGATGAAGAACATTGTCGGCCGTGACATCAAGAAAGTGCCGGCACTCAGGGGAAAGGCGATCGTCACGCTGTTCTACGAGCCGAGTACGCGCACGCGCACGTCATTCGAACTCGCGGGAAAGTATCTCGGCGCGGATGTCGTGAATATCACGGCAAGCGCGTCCAGTGTCGTCAAGGGGGAGAGCCTGCGCGACACACTCTACACGATCGAGGCAATGGGTACGGATGCGATTGTCATGCGGCACAAAGCGGAGGGAGCTGCCGCGTACGCTGCCGATGCTGTTTCTCCCGTGATTATCAATGCGGGCGACGGAGCTCATGCACATCCGTCACAGGGGCTCTTAAATCTCTATACCATCGAGGAGAACAAGGGAAAGCTTGCGGGACTGAAGGTCGCCATTCTCGGGGATGTGCTGCACAGCCGCGTGGCACGCTCGGATATTCAAGGGATGCGCAAGATGGGAATGGACATACACATCGCAGGCCCGCGTCCTCTGCTGCCGCGCTTTCTCCATGAGGAGGAGGGCGTCACCATCCATGACCGCATCGAAGATGCGGTCGAGGGCGCAGATGTGATTGAGGTACTGCGCATCCAGCTGGAACGGATGAAGGGGGGGCTGTTCCCCTCGACGCGTGAGTATGCACGCATTTACGGGCTGAACGAGCAGCGACTGGCACTGGCGAACGATGCGCTTGTCCTTCACCCGGGGCCCATGAACAAGGGATGGGAGATTTCGGAGGCCGTCGCCTACGGCGTACAGTCGCGGATTCAGGAGGAAGTGAAAAATGGGGTTGCCATCCGTATGGCACTCTTCACCTTGGTGCTGATGGGAGGGAAAGCCTGA
- the recD2 gene encoding SF1B family DNA helicase RecD2: protein MELRQNLGFHSEQEELTGVVDHIIFAAGDGAFSVFRLRMEHAGKCTATVKGAAPLVGQEVHLVGTWVTHPRFGRQFQAMRMRISAPTSAGGIERFLASGTIDGVGPAMARRIVEKFGTEALLIIECAPSRLREVAGIGAKTAEKIAASYLRQSELRDIMLWLEDHGITGAYAGRIFKAYGSLAVEVMEKAPYRLAREIDGIGFVTADNIAIAAGWEKNSSERIAAGLSYEVTQISSSGHCCIPEGMLAERAAQRLGVARSEVMEVLSREVKMSRLYAVDDMGERLIYAPQLYKAEVETARLLRMLQQKADHIHVYDTMSLVTAWEEEHTVRLADAQREAVIAALEHGVLVLTGGPGTGKTTVVRSMIDILGAQGLEILLAAPTGRAAKRLAEATGCPAATVHRMLEAQGREDGEMRFGRDAETQLEADVIIVDEVSMMDIVLMQHLLTAVLPGTHLILVGDVDQLPAVGPGAVLQDILRSGVIPSVRLTEIFRQNNTGTIVLNAHAINSGRVPSFTEADFSFVPAVSSEDAAAQIVSICTRLLRAGTDLMDLQVLSPMRREACGVDLLNRSLQAALNPPAADKAEAVGFRRGDKVMQTRNDYTKNVFNGDIGRIVQIDSEHLTIAFAEDMEVSYTRDEFGALTLAYAMSVHKSQGSEYDIILLPLVRAHHIMLQRNLLYTAVTRAKKGVILIGDRTALFTAVSNDRTRRRYTLLAERLAEKI from the coding sequence ATGGAACTCCGACAGAATCTCGGCTTTCACTCCGAGCAAGAAGAACTCACGGGCGTCGTCGATCATATCATTTTTGCAGCGGGGGACGGCGCATTCTCTGTCTTTCGTCTGCGTATGGAGCACGCGGGGAAGTGTACTGCAACGGTGAAGGGGGCAGCCCCCCTCGTCGGTCAGGAGGTTCACCTCGTCGGTACATGGGTGACACACCCGCGCTTTGGGCGTCAGTTTCAGGCGATGCGTATGCGCATCAGTGCACCGACGAGTGCAGGCGGCATCGAACGCTTCCTTGCCTCGGGGACGATTGACGGCGTAGGTCCTGCAATGGCGCGCCGAATTGTGGAGAAATTCGGCACAGAGGCGCTTCTCATCATCGAATGCGCGCCGAGCCGCCTTCGGGAGGTCGCCGGAATCGGCGCGAAGACGGCGGAGAAGATTGCCGCTTCCTATCTGCGGCAGTCCGAATTGCGCGATATTATGCTCTGGCTCGAAGACCATGGCATCACGGGGGCATATGCCGGACGCATCTTTAAGGCGTATGGATCTCTTGCAGTCGAGGTGATGGAGAAGGCCCCCTATCGTCTGGCGCGGGAGATTGACGGAATCGGTTTTGTCACGGCAGATAACATCGCCATCGCCGCAGGCTGGGAAAAAAATTCATCAGAGCGCATTGCTGCAGGGCTTTCCTATGAGGTCACACAGATCTCCTCAAGCGGACATTGCTGTATTCCCGAGGGGATGCTCGCAGAGCGGGCTGCACAGCGTCTCGGGGTTGCGCGCAGCGAGGTCATGGAGGTGCTCAGCCGTGAGGTGAAGATGAGCCGCCTCTATGCGGTGGACGATATGGGAGAACGGCTCATCTATGCGCCGCAGCTCTACAAGGCGGAGGTGGAGACGGCACGGCTCCTGCGGATGCTGCAACAGAAGGCGGATCACATTCATGTCTATGATACAATGTCCCTTGTCACCGCATGGGAGGAGGAGCATACGGTTCGTCTTGCCGATGCCCAACGGGAGGCGGTCATCGCTGCACTGGAGCATGGTGTTCTCGTTCTGACGGGAGGTCCCGGTACAGGGAAAACCACCGTCGTACGAAGCATGATCGACATTCTTGGGGCGCAGGGGCTTGAGATCCTGCTTGCCGCGCCGACGGGACGCGCGGCGAAACGGCTTGCGGAGGCGACGGGGTGTCCCGCTGCGACCGTCCACCGTATGCTTGAGGCACAGGGCAGGGAGGACGGCGAGATGCGTTTTGGGCGTGATGCCGAGACGCAGCTGGAGGCAGATGTCATCATTGTGGACGAGGTGTCCATGATGGATATTGTACTCATGCAGCATCTTCTCACTGCTGTTCTGCCGGGGACGCATCTCATCCTCGTCGGTGACGTGGATCAGCTTCCTGCGGTTGGTCCCGGCGCTGTGCTTCAGGACATCCTGCGCTCGGGGGTTATTCCGAGCGTACGTCTGACCGAGATCTTCCGACAGAATAATACAGGAACAATTGTTCTGAATGCACATGCCATCAACTCCGGGCGTGTTCCCTCCTTTACGGAGGCGGATTTTTCCTTTGTCCCCGCTGTGTCGAGTGAGGATGCTGCTGCACAGATTGTTTCCATCTGTACGCGCCTCCTCCGTGCGGGAACGGATCTCATGGATCTGCAGGTGCTCTCGCCCATGCGACGCGAGGCGTGCGGCGTGGATCTGCTCAACCGAAGTTTACAGGCGGCACTGAATCCGCCCGCAGCAGATAAGGCGGAGGCGGTCGGCTTTCGACGCGGCGACAAGGTCATGCAGACGCGCAACGACTACACGAAGAATGTGTTCAATGGAGACATCGGGCGCATCGTTCAAATTGATTCGGAGCATCTTACCATTGCATTTGCGGAGGATATGGAGGTCTCCTACACGCGGGATGAGTTCGGGGCTCTTACCCTTGCCTATGCGATGAGCGTCCATAAAAGTCAGGGCAGCGAGTACGACATCATCCTCCTCCCGCTCGTGCGCGCACATCATATCATGCTCCAGCGCAACCTCCTCTACACCGCCGTGACGCGTGCGAAAAAGGGGGTCATCCTCATCGGTGACCGCACCGCGTTGTTTACTGCTGTCAGCAATGATCGCACGCGCCGTCGCTATACCTTGCTCGCGGAGCGGCTTGCGGAGAAAATCTAG
- a CDS encoding ABC-F family ATP-binding cassette domain-containing protein — translation MGSLKVIGLEKAYGIRTLFSHVNFEVRRGDKIGLVGANGTGKTTLMRILLGREESDGGQIVMERADTVGYVEQQATFTHATLYEELRSAFSDLIALRAEKERMEDAIAAGEAGSDELAAYGNLVTRFEALDGYDFESRIRRVAFGLGFSEAELQKDVRHFSGGQTTRICLAKALLREPDFLFLDEPTNHLDIGMIEWLEKFLQSYRGGVLLISHDRYFLDRVANRILELDHAEVTVYTGNYTHYMRVKNDRRAALLSAYEKQQAQIKKTEEYISRYKAGIKAKQARGRQSQLNRLERIVLPPEAARFQYFAFTKPTECAQRVAELEDICFAYPGGQRVLDHISLLIRKGDGVALIGENGVGKTTLLQILVGELEATGRLRIGSRVKIGYFSQQHEGLDPTKTVLDEICYTFGLDEETARGYLGAFLFHGDDVLRLIGALSGGEQARVAFLKLMLTGANFLVLDEPTNHLDIPAREAVEEALMAFPGTFIAVSHDRYFLDKTANCTLELRDGRITEYLGNYSYYLMKKEAEAAEVVSAPEKKERHLPSAQPAKEHAETSAAPKSVVHSAIPAARRQEMIERMEAEIAMAEAELKGLEYEMNRPETQADPERSHAIAEAYAAKEIEIMQRYEKWQQLTEA, via the coding sequence ATGGGGAGCTTGAAGGTCATCGGACTGGAAAAGGCGTATGGGATACGTACGCTCTTTTCTCATGTAAACTTTGAAGTCCGGCGCGGTGACAAGATTGGTCTTGTCGGTGCGAACGGCACGGGCAAGACGACGCTGATGCGGATTCTGCTCGGCAGAGAGGAAAGCGACGGCGGGCAGATCGTGATGGAGCGCGCCGATACGGTCGGTTACGTCGAGCAGCAGGCGACGTTTACCCATGCGACGCTCTATGAGGAGCTGCGCAGTGCGTTCTCGGATCTCATTGCGCTGCGTGCGGAGAAGGAACGGATGGAGGACGCGATTGCGGCAGGGGAGGCCGGCAGTGACGAGCTTGCCGCCTATGGAAATCTTGTGACGCGTTTTGAGGCACTGGACGGCTACGACTTTGAGAGCCGCATCCGCCGTGTGGCGTTCGGTCTTGGTTTTTCCGAGGCAGAACTTCAAAAGGATGTGCGGCATTTTTCCGGCGGACAGACCACGCGCATTTGCCTTGCCAAGGCACTCCTGCGTGAGCCGGACTTCCTCTTTTTGGATGAGCCGACGAATCATCTGGACATTGGAATGATCGAGTGGCTTGAAAAATTTCTGCAATCCTATCGCGGCGGCGTGCTTCTGATCTCGCATGACCGTTACTTCCTCGACCGTGTGGCAAATCGTATTTTGGAACTCGATCATGCGGAGGTTACGGTGTATACGGGGAACTATACGCATTATATGCGGGTGAAGAATGATCGCCGCGCGGCACTCTTGAGCGCGTATGAGAAACAGCAGGCACAGATCAAAAAGACGGAGGAATACATCAGCCGTTACAAGGCGGGGATCAAGGCAAAGCAGGCACGTGGACGGCAAAGTCAGCTGAACCGTCTGGAGCGGATCGTACTCCCGCCCGAGGCGGCGCGTTTTCAGTATTTTGCCTTTACAAAACCGACGGAATGCGCACAGCGTGTAGCAGAACTTGAGGACATCTGCTTTGCCTATCCGGGGGGGCAGCGTGTACTTGACCATATCTCGCTGCTCATCCGCAAGGGCGACGGGGTGGCACTCATCGGCGAGAACGGCGTCGGAAAGACGACGCTCCTCCAAATCCTCGTTGGGGAACTTGAAGCGACGGGACGGCTGAGAATCGGCAGCCGTGTCAAGATCGGTTACTTTTCGCAGCAGCATGAGGGGCTCGATCCCACAAAGACCGTATTGGATGAAATCTGTTATACGTTCGGTCTGGACGAGGAGACGGCACGCGGCTATCTCGGTGCATTCCTCTTTCACGGGGATGACGTTCTGCGTCTCATCGGCGCACTCTCAGGCGGTGAACAGGCGCGTGTGGCGTTTTTGAAACTCATGCTGACGGGAGCGAACTTCCTCGTACTCGACGAGCCGACGAACCATCTCGATATTCCCGCACGCGAGGCGGTCGAGGAGGCTCTGATGGCGTTTCCGGGCACGTTCATCGCCGTCTCACATGACCGCTATTTCCTCGATAAGACGGCGAACTGTACGCTCGAACTGAGGGACGGAAGGATCACGGAATATCTCGGCAACTACAGCTACTATCTGATGAAAAAAGAAGCTGAGGCGGCAGAGGTGGTATCCGCACCGGAGAAAAAGGAGCGTCATTTGCCATCTGCACAGCCGGCAAAAGAACACGCGGAAACGTCCGCCGCACCTAAATCTGTGGTGCACAGTGCCATCCCCGCTGCACGGCGGCAGGAGATGATCGAGCGCATGGAGGCGGAAATCGCTATGGCGGAAGCAGAACTCAAGGGGCTTGAGTACGAGATGAACCGCCCCGAGACGCAGGCGGATCCGGAGCGCAGTCATGCGATTGCGGAGGCATATGCGGCAAAGGAAATTGAGATTATGCAGCGTTATGAGAAGTGGCAGCAGCTGACGGAGGCATAA